A genomic segment from Peribacillus sp. ACCC06369 encodes:
- a CDS encoding MDR family MFS transporter, which produces MKSKIQLDPKIVVSIVYVIAMFMVSMDGTIVNVILPTISNEFNLDPSSASGINVGYLVSLAVFLPVAGWLGDRFGTKKIFLMALGVFTAASFLCGFANNLQTLNLFRVLQGAGGGILTPVGMAILFRTFSAEERPKVSRSLVLPIAFAPAVGPIVGGFLAEQLSWRWAFYINVPFGIMVLLLGVWLLKEHKEPTAGRLDLPGFLMSAAGFSMLMYAMSLGPSKGWDSPVIMYTGCIGVILVCSFILLELRVNEPMLDLRLLSDRLFRTLGIISLFSMAGLLGMLFVFPLMYQSSLHASALESGLTTFPEAIGLMVASRMMPWTTKKLGIHQVIRIGLLGTIIIYTLISIVGPTANPWFLRALLFSVGICLGHTVVAVQFSTFTNINSASMGMAATLFNVQNRIGSAIGVAILASILGAVGTSSIGPNGEQHVNLTSYQFALLGSVALLVIALLFAMRLKKDDFKAKIPKQHMAKSLDVKQVRSG; this is translated from the coding sequence GTGAAATCCAAGATACAGTTAGACCCTAAAATAGTAGTGAGCATCGTTTATGTCATAGCGATGTTCATGGTTTCGATGGACGGGACGATTGTCAATGTGATCTTGCCAACGATCAGTAATGAATTTAACCTTGATCCCTCTTCAGCCAGTGGCATTAATGTTGGATATTTAGTAAGCCTGGCTGTATTCCTTCCGGTAGCTGGTTGGCTTGGGGATCGTTTTGGAACCAAGAAAATCTTCTTGATGGCATTGGGTGTCTTTACGGCAGCCTCCTTTTTATGCGGATTCGCTAATAATCTACAAACCTTGAACTTGTTCAGGGTTTTGCAGGGGGCAGGAGGCGGGATCCTGACACCAGTTGGAATGGCCATATTATTTAGAACGTTCTCTGCTGAAGAACGCCCAAAGGTTTCCCGTTCCCTTGTGCTCCCCATTGCATTCGCACCAGCTGTTGGTCCGATTGTTGGTGGATTCCTTGCTGAGCAGCTGTCTTGGCGTTGGGCATTTTATATAAATGTGCCTTTCGGAATTATGGTCCTTTTATTAGGTGTATGGCTTTTAAAAGAACATAAAGAGCCAACTGCTGGCAGGTTGGACCTTCCAGGATTTTTAATGTCAGCTGCAGGCTTTTCCATGTTGATGTATGCAATGAGCTTAGGACCATCTAAAGGATGGGACTCCCCAGTGATTATGTATACAGGTTGTATCGGTGTAATTCTTGTTTGCTCATTTATTCTATTGGAGCTGCGTGTTAACGAACCGATGCTTGATTTGCGTTTATTATCCGATCGATTGTTTCGGACATTGGGCATCATTTCATTATTTTCAATGGCGGGCTTATTGGGGATGCTCTTCGTGTTCCCGTTAATGTATCAAAGTTCGCTTCATGCTTCGGCTTTAGAAAGCGGGCTGACGACTTTCCCGGAAGCTATAGGTTTGATGGTGGCCTCCCGGATGATGCCTTGGACTACGAAGAAACTGGGCATACATCAGGTGATCCGGATAGGGCTGCTTGGCACAATCATCATTTATACATTGATTAGCATTGTCGGGCCGACAGCCAACCCCTGGTTTCTTCGTGCCTTATTATTTAGCGTCGGTATATGTTTGGGACATACTGTTGTGGCCGTACAGTTTTCCACTTTCACCAATATCAACTCGGCTTCGATGGGAATGGCGGCTACATTGTTCAATGTCCAAAACCGGATTGGCTCTGCCATTGGTGTAGCCATCCTAGCCAGCATTCTGGGGGCAGTGGGCACTAGCTCGATAGGACCGAATGGGGAGCAGCATGTTAATTTAACTTCCTATCAATTTGCTCTCCTCGGTTCTGTAGCTTTGCTCGTCATAGCCCTATTATTTGCGATGCGTTTGAAAAAGGATGATTTTAAGGCCAAGATACCGAAACAGCATATGGCTAAATCCCTTGATGTAAAACAGGTGAGAAGCGGATAA
- a CDS encoding MbtH family NRPS accessory protein: MTNRFVNENGIYNEFINEEGRHSIWPEFLVIPEGWSVIYREDCWKCINKKWMDLLPNSLKLVASSDGTQ; the protein is encoded by the coding sequence ATGACCAACCGTTTCGTGAATGAAAATGGCATCTACAATGAATTTATAAATGAAGAAGGTCGGCATTCCATTTGGCCCGAATTTTTGGTTATTCCAGAAGGCTGGTCCGTGATATATCGAGAGGATTGCTGGAAATGCATCAACAAAAAATGGATGGATTTGCTGCCCAATAGTTTAAAACTAGTTGCCAGCAGTGATGGAACACAGTGA
- a CDS encoding alpha/beta hydrolase yields MESSTGKREYQIFVSKPLEEPPPSGYPVIYLLDANSVFGTMVEAVRLQSRRPEKSGVVPAIIVGIGYATNAPFSSERYYDFTLPVAVSELPVRPDGSPWPSHGGAENFLKFIEEDLKPEIGKRFKVDHNSQTLFGHSLGGLFTLYVLFENPYAFQTYIAGSPSLHWNKKWFREEEDSFLFRLNQGNGHISLMLGVGELEGTHKSGMNENALELSKRLSLKDSGVNVQFKEFEGEGHLSVLPPLINRALRFALKRNVPCKE; encoded by the coding sequence ATGGAGTCGAGTACTGGGAAACGTGAGTACCAAATCTTTGTATCAAAGCCATTGGAAGAGCCGCCACCCTCGGGATATCCAGTCATTTATTTGCTGGATGCCAATTCTGTATTTGGAACGATGGTTGAGGCGGTACGATTGCAATCTCGCCGGCCGGAAAAGTCAGGGGTGGTTCCCGCCATCATTGTGGGTATTGGGTATGCCACCAATGCACCATTTTCTTCTGAACGTTATTATGATTTCACTCTGCCCGTTGCGGTTAGCGAGTTACCTGTAAGACCAGACGGAAGTCCATGGCCTTCGCATGGAGGAGCGGAAAACTTTCTGAAATTCATAGAAGAGGATTTAAAACCGGAAATCGGTAAAAGATTTAAGGTCGATCACAATAGCCAAACGCTCTTCGGGCATTCCCTTGGTGGCCTTTTCACTTTATATGTTCTTTTTGAAAATCCGTATGCTTTCCAAACATATATAGCTGGGAGCCCATCTCTCCATTGGAACAAAAAGTGGTTCCGTGAGGAGGAGGATAGTTTTCTTTTCCGATTGAATCAAGGAAATGGTCATATTTCCTTAATGCTTGGCGTGGGGGAGCTGGAAGGCACCCATAAAAGCGGCATGAACGAAAATGCTTTGGAATTATCAAAAAGATTATCTTTGAAGGATAGCGGAGTGAATGTTCAATTCAAGGAGTTTGAAGGGGAAGGGCATCTTTCAGTCTTGCCACCTTTGATTAACAGGGCCTTACGTTTTGCTTTGAAGAGAAATGTACCTTGTAAGGAATAG